A single Anopheles funestus chromosome 2RL, idAnoFuneDA-416_04, whole genome shotgun sequence DNA region contains:
- the LOC125766382 gene encoding UDP-N-acetylglucosamine transferase subunit ALG13 homolog, translated as MMKKLYKNVFVTVGTAEFEDLVRTVASAAVLQQLTALGCETLTIQFGKGEKLNVDNVQKLTNIRLSAYGLKSSIGDDISSADLVISHAGAGSCIEVLEAGKPLIVVVNETLMNNHQTELAERLSKDKNLFYCTPNTLLQTLKESDLNQLEALAPGALDSFVNHLDTFMGFR; from the coding sequence ATGATGAAAAAGCTTTACAAAAACGTGTTTGTAACAGTGGGCACGGCCGAATTCGAGGATTTAGTACGAACCGTAGCATCAGCTGCCGTTTTACAGCAATTAACTGCTTTGGGGTGCGAAACGCTCACAATACAGTttggaaaaggtgaaaaactCAACGTGGACAACGTTCAAAAGCTAACAAACATTCGACTGTCTGCGTACGGACTCAAGAGCAGCATCGGTGACGATATAAGCAGCGCAGATCTGGTGATCAGTCATGCCGGTGCCGGAAGTTGTATTGAAGTGCTGGAAGCAGGCAAACCCTTGATCGTTGTTGTGAACGAAACGCTGATGAACAACCATCAAACTGAGCTGGCTGAACGGCTTAGTAAAGATAAGAATCTCTTCTACTGTACACCGAATACGTTGCTGCAGACGTTGAAGGAGTCTGACTTGAATCAGCTGGAAGCACTTGCACCCGGCGCGCTTGATAGTTTCGTAAATCATTTGGATACATTCATGGGA